In Drosophila bipectinata strain 14024-0381.07 chromosome 2R, DbipHiC1v2, whole genome shotgun sequence, one genomic interval encodes:
- the tbrd-3 gene encoding bromodomain-containing protein 2, whose translation MSVKQSSPEINACKAIIKSLFGTSYKHLAWVFYEPLDAQMLALYDYHEIVKEPMDLSTVRHRISSGCYQNAADFAKDVRLIFYNTYLYTKPGHLCYEMAKKLQVVFEEMFAQVAANPGAPGTSCYSDTEESSSSSSSSSSSEDDSDSEESGTSSSSEASQATSSSTAPPPAPVPEWAKTGMSSFTTEEDLDLHAKIQQLDGEVLLHVIHLIQRGEGGGYGNKELEFDVCQLKVHTKRSILEYLESRGINGKRQARSRPKYN comes from the coding sequence ATGTCGGTGAAACAAAGCTCCCCGGAAATAAACGCCTGCAAGGCCATCATAAAGAGTTTGTTCGGTACCTCGTACAAGCACCTGGCTTGGGTCTTCTACGAGCCGCTGGACGCCCAAATGCTGGCCCTCTACGACTACCACGAGATCGTGAAGGAGCCCATGGACCTGTCCACCGTGCGCCACCGGATTAGCTCCGGCTGCTACCAGAACGCCGCGGATTTTGCCAAGGATGTGCGCCTGATATTCTACAACACGTACCTGTACACCAAACCGGGACACCTGTGCTACGAAATGGCCAAGAAGTTGCAAGTAGTCTTTGAGGAGATGTTTGCCCAGGTGGCGGCCAACCCGGGAGCACCAGGGACAAGCTGCTATAGCGACACGGAGGAAAGCAGCTCCTCCAGTTCTTCTTCATCTTCTTCGGAAGATGACTCTGATTCGGAGGAGAGTGGGACGAGCAGCAGCTCCGAGGCCTCCCAAGCCACCTCATCCTCCACCGCGCCACCTCCTGCCCCTGTCCCAGAGTGGGCGAAGACCGGGATGAGTTCCTTTACTACCGAAGAGGATCTTGACCTGCACGCCAAGATCCAGCAGCTGGACGGCGAGGTACTGCTCCACGTGATTCATTTGATCCAGCGCGGTGAGGGCGGCGGGTACGGCAACAAGGAGCTGGAGTTTGACGTCTGCCAACTGAAGGTCCACACCAAGCGATCCATCCTAGAGTATCTGGAGAGCAGGGGCATCAACGGCAAGAGACAGGCCCGCAGTCGCCCCAAATATAATTGA